The proteins below are encoded in one region of Pseudonocardia sp. DSM 110487:
- a CDS encoding carotenoid oxygenase family protein, translated as MTSFPRPQVPFEAPMRVEADISGLEVVQGEVPEHLDGTYYRVVCDRAWPSYVPGDLFFNEDGMAMSFCFAKGRVDFRSRYVRTPRFEAERAAGRSLFGAYRNPYTDDPSVAGVNRTVANTNVFYHGGKLYACKEDSPPLLLDPVTLDTIGLYDFEGALTARTSTAHPKTDPVTGEMVFFSFQAKGEVTPDIAYYEADPAGTVIHEAWLRAPYTSMVHDFCVTQNFVIFPIIPLRAEDEWLRRGESHYKWDPDEDVYLGVVPRKGSGDEVRWFRGSNRFASHILGASDDGRRIHIETPVGRDNFFPFFPWVDDTPYDPVTARAFLSRWTIDMGAPGETFTEHRLVDVAGEFPRMDDRRETLPHEWGVMALNHVPGDDAPGSGFRWIAGLDLTSGRAPQIFYAGDDCSVGEPVFVPGSPDAPEGHGYVFVVVGRHQQMRSDLVILDAQRVDGPPVATVALPFRIRRGLHGNWVSGAELRTRTA; from the coding sequence ACGGCACCTATTACCGCGTCGTCTGCGACCGGGCGTGGCCCTCGTACGTACCCGGCGACCTGTTCTTCAACGAGGACGGGATGGCCATGTCGTTCTGCTTCGCGAAGGGCCGCGTGGACTTCCGCAGCCGCTACGTCCGCACACCCCGCTTCGAAGCCGAACGGGCCGCGGGCCGGTCGCTGTTCGGCGCCTACCGCAACCCGTACACCGACGACCCGTCGGTGGCTGGTGTGAACCGCACCGTCGCGAACACCAACGTCTTCTACCACGGAGGAAAGCTCTACGCCTGCAAGGAGGACTCCCCTCCTCTGCTGCTCGACCCGGTCACCCTCGACACCATCGGCCTGTACGACTTCGAGGGTGCGCTGACGGCCCGCACGAGCACCGCGCACCCCAAGACCGACCCCGTCACCGGCGAGATGGTGTTCTTTTCGTTCCAGGCCAAGGGCGAGGTCACCCCGGACATCGCCTACTACGAGGCCGACCCGGCGGGCACGGTCATCCACGAGGCCTGGCTGCGGGCCCCCTACACCTCGATGGTGCATGACTTCTGCGTCACCCAGAACTTCGTGATCTTCCCGATCATCCCGCTGCGGGCCGAGGACGAGTGGCTGCGCCGGGGCGAGTCGCACTACAAGTGGGACCCCGACGAGGACGTGTACCTGGGCGTGGTCCCGCGCAAGGGCAGCGGCGACGAGGTGCGCTGGTTCCGCGGTTCCAACCGGTTCGCCAGCCACATCCTCGGGGCCAGCGACGACGGCCGCCGCATCCACATCGAGACCCCGGTGGGCCGGGACAACTTCTTCCCGTTCTTCCCCTGGGTCGACGACACGCCCTACGACCCCGTGACCGCGCGCGCCTTCCTGTCCCGCTGGACGATCGACATGGGTGCTCCCGGCGAGACCTTCACCGAGCACCGCCTCGTCGACGTCGCCGGCGAGTTCCCGCGGATGGACGACCGTCGCGAGACCCTGCCGCACGAGTGGGGGGTGATGGCGCTCAATCACGTCCCCGGGGACGACGCCCCCGGCTCCGGCTTCCGCTGGATCGCTGGGCTGGACCTGACCAGCGGCCGCGCGCCGCAGATCTTCTACGCTGGCGACGACTGCTCGGTGGGCGAGCCGGTGTTCGTCCCCGGCTCGCCCGACGCCCCGGAGGGGCATGGCTACGTATTCGTCGTCGTCGGGCGCCACCAGCAGATGCGCAGCGACCTGGTGATCCTCGACGCCCAGCGCGTCGACGGGCCGCCCGTCGCGACCGTCGCGCTGCCGTTCCGCATCCGCCGAGGCCTGCACGGCAACTGGGTCAGCGGCGCTGAGCTGCGCACCCGCACCGCCTGA
- a CDS encoding nuclear transport factor 2 family protein — MTIDEATPPAGGTDRGELERTVAELAARVRRLEAVDAVRRLHNQYGYYLDKCLYDEVVALFTRDCEMHFVGGIYRGVESIKRVYLGRFRERFTRGYNGPVHGFLLDHVMLQDVVTVAEDGLSAKARMRTLMQAGIHESAMHLRERVSFEQWWEGGMYENEYAVEDRVWKIRKLGYHAIWHGDHARGWTHTAPMNHILPTATFPEDPIGPDEITPYEFFPATDTVPFHYPHPVTAEAVDGRADRRQTP; from the coding sequence GTGACGATCGACGAGGCCACACCCCCCGCCGGCGGCACCGATCGCGGCGAACTGGAGCGCACCGTCGCCGAGTTGGCCGCCCGGGTGCGCCGGCTCGAGGCGGTCGACGCGGTGCGCCGCCTGCACAACCAGTACGGCTACTACCTGGACAAGTGCCTCTACGACGAGGTGGTGGCGCTGTTCACCCGCGACTGCGAGATGCACTTCGTCGGTGGCATCTACCGGGGCGTCGAGAGCATCAAGCGCGTCTACCTCGGCCGATTCCGCGAGCGGTTCACCCGGGGGTACAACGGCCCCGTCCACGGGTTCCTGCTCGACCACGTGATGCTGCAGGACGTCGTCACCGTCGCCGAGGACGGGCTCTCGGCCAAGGCTCGGATGCGCACGCTGATGCAGGCAGGCATCCACGAGAGCGCCATGCACCTGCGCGAGCGGGTCTCGTTCGAGCAGTGGTGGGAGGGCGGCATGTACGAGAACGAGTACGCCGTCGAGGACAGGGTGTGGAAGATCCGCAAGCTCGGCTACCACGCCATCTGGCACGGCGACCACGCCCGGGGTTGGACCCACACCGCGCCCATGAACCACATCCTGCCGACGGCGACCTTCCCCGAGGACCCGATCGGCCCCGACGAGATCACCCCGTACGAGTTCTTCCCCGCCACCGACACGGTGCCCTTCCACTACCCGCACCCGGTCACCGCCGAGGCCGTGGACGGGCGGGCCGACCGTAGGCAGACCCCGTGA
- a CDS encoding amidohydrolase family protein, with translation MTTPNGPAYRRIATEEAFAPPEILDRYRDLLRDGGGDRGFQSLWGFYLGSTAERPRWVVDRLADLGVKRIADMDAHGIDHQVISLTCPGTQLFGTAEATALARHVNDVAAQAVRDHPERFTALAAVALQDPTAAAAELDRAVTQLGMRGVILNSHMQGRYLDDREFWPVLEAAEALGVPVYLHPNTPPDSMIEPLYEAGLDGAIYGFAVETAMHVLRIMSAGLFDHFPRLRLVIGHLGEGLPFWIPRIDFFHHAQVLSGRYPAMKAVELRPSDYLRRNVWFTTSGMAWTPAVMFVRDVVGADRVLYAMDYPYQCVADEVRELDALPVPPSELAAFYETTAVELFGLHH, from the coding sequence GTGACCACACCGAACGGCCCCGCGTACCGCCGGATCGCCACCGAGGAAGCGTTCGCACCGCCGGAGATCCTCGACCGCTACCGGGACCTGCTGCGCGACGGCGGCGGCGACCGCGGGTTCCAGAGCCTGTGGGGCTTCTACCTCGGCAGCACCGCCGAGCGGCCGCGGTGGGTGGTGGACCGGCTGGCCGATCTCGGCGTAAAGCGCATCGCCGACATGGACGCGCACGGTATCGATCATCAGGTCATCTCGCTGACCTGCCCCGGGACCCAGCTCTTCGGCACCGCCGAGGCGACCGCACTCGCCCGGCACGTCAACGACGTCGCGGCGCAGGCCGTGCGCGACCACCCGGAGCGGTTCACCGCGCTCGCGGCGGTGGCACTGCAGGACCCGACGGCCGCCGCGGCCGAGCTCGACCGCGCCGTGACGCAGCTCGGCATGCGCGGGGTGATCCTCAACTCCCACATGCAGGGCCGCTACCTCGACGACCGGGAGTTCTGGCCGGTTCTGGAGGCGGCAGAGGCTCTGGGCGTGCCGGTGTACCTGCACCCCAACACCCCGCCGGACAGCATGATCGAGCCGCTGTACGAGGCGGGTCTCGACGGCGCAATCTACGGGTTCGCCGTCGAGACGGCGATGCACGTGCTGCGGATCATGTCGGCGGGGCTGTTCGATCACTTCCCGCGGCTGCGCCTGGTGATCGGGCACCTCGGCGAGGGACTGCCGTTCTGGATCCCGCGGATCGACTTCTTCCACCACGCCCAGGTGCTCTCCGGCCGCTACCCGGCGATGAAGGCCGTGGAGCTGCGGCCAAGCGACTACCTGCGACGCAACGTCTGGTTCACGACCAGCGGGATGGCCTGGACGCCCGCGGTCATGTTCGTGCGTGATGTCGTCGGCGCCGATCGCGTGCTCTACGCCATGGACTACCCCTACCAGTGCGTCGCCGACGAGGTGCGCGAGCTCGACGCCCTCCCGGTCCCGCCGTCGGAGCTCGCGGCCTTCTACGAGACGACCGCTGTCGAGCTCTTCGGCCTCCACCACTGA